A section of the Lepus europaeus isolate LE1 chromosome 19, mLepTim1.pri, whole genome shotgun sequence genome encodes:
- the CCDC97 gene encoding coiled-coil domain-containing protein 97 isoform X1 codes for MEAVATAAASEADEGRMEPRPGHWGELSQTPVTPRPQGKVEAVEGESGSLDSAENPAVSAMLRAVAAGPLPVCSQQQGEPDLTEREKVAILSQLYHEKPLVFLERFRTGLREEHLACFGHLRGDHRADFYCAEVARQGSARPRTLRTRLRNRRYAALRELIQGGEYFSDEQMRLRAPLLYEQYIGQYLTEEELSARAPIQPPKPGAPGTPACPLSDLLLQSYQERELQQRLLQQQEEEEACLEEEEEEEDSDEEDQQSGRDSEAWVPDSEERLILREEFTSRMYQRFLDGKDGDFDYSTVDDNPDLDNLDIVARDEEERYFDEEEPEDAPSPELDGD; via the exons GCCGCATGGAGCCCAGACCTGGGCACTGGGGGGAGCTGAGCCAGACCCCAGTCACACCCAGACCCCAGGGCAAGGTGGAGGCAGTGGAAGGAGAGTCGGGGAGCTTGGACAGTGCCGAGAACCCGGCAGTGAGTGCGATGCTGCGCGCTGTAGCTGCCGGCCCTCTGCCCGTGTGCAGTCAGCAGCAGGGCGAGCCCGACCTCACCGAGCGGGAAAAGGTGGCCATCCTGAGCCAGCTGTACCATGAGAAGCCACTCGTGTTCCTGGAGCGCTTCCGCACGGGCCTTCGCGAGGAGCACCTGGCCTGCTTCGGCCACCTGCGTGGGGACCACCGTGCGGACTTCTACTGCGCTGAGGTGGCCCGGCAGGGCAGTGCCAGGCCCCGTACCCTGCGCACGCGCCTGCGCAACCGGCGCTATGCCGCCCTGCGTGAACTCATCCAAg GGGGGGAGTACTTCAGTGATGAGCAGATGCGGCTCCGGGCTCCCCTGCTGTACGAGCAGTACATCGGGCAGTACCTCACCGAGGAGGAGCTCAGCGCCCGTGCCCCGATCCAGCCCCCCAAGCCAGGTGCCCCCGGCACACCCGCCTGCCCACTGTCTGACCTGCTGCTCCAGTCCTACCAGGAGCGGGAGCTGCAGCAGCGGCTGCTccagcagcaggaggaagaggaggcctgcctggaggaagaggaagaggaggaggacagTGACGAGGAAG ACCAGCAGTCGGGCAGAGACTCGGAGGCCTGGGTCCCCGACTCGGAGGAGAGGCTGATCCTGCGGGAAGAGTTCACCAGCCGCATGTACCAGCGCTTCCTGGACGGCAAGGACGGCGACTTCGACTACAG CACAGTGGACGACAACCCCGACCTGGACAACCTGGACATCGTGGCCCGGGACGAGGAGGAGCGCTACTTTGATGAGGAGGAGCCCGAGGAcgcccccagcccagagctggaCGGCGACTGA
- the CCDC97 gene encoding coiled-coil domain-containing protein 97 isoform X2 produces the protein MEAVATAAASEADEGRMEPRPGHWGELSQTPVTPRPQGKVEAVEGESGSLDSAENPAVSAMLRAVAAGPLPVCSQQQGEPDLTEREKVAILSQLYHEKPLVFLERFRTGLREEHLACFGHLRGDHRADFYCAEVARQGSARPRTLRTRLRNRRYAALRELIQGGEYFSDEQMRLRAPLLYEQYIGQYLTEEELSARAPIQPPKPGAPGTPACPLSDLLLQSYQERELQQRLLQQQEEEEACLEEEEEEEDSDEEDQQSGRDSEAWVPDSEERLILREEFTSRMYQRFLDGKDGDFDYSGRQPRPGQPGHRGPGRGGALL, from the exons GCCGCATGGAGCCCAGACCTGGGCACTGGGGGGAGCTGAGCCAGACCCCAGTCACACCCAGACCCCAGGGCAAGGTGGAGGCAGTGGAAGGAGAGTCGGGGAGCTTGGACAGTGCCGAGAACCCGGCAGTGAGTGCGATGCTGCGCGCTGTAGCTGCCGGCCCTCTGCCCGTGTGCAGTCAGCAGCAGGGCGAGCCCGACCTCACCGAGCGGGAAAAGGTGGCCATCCTGAGCCAGCTGTACCATGAGAAGCCACTCGTGTTCCTGGAGCGCTTCCGCACGGGCCTTCGCGAGGAGCACCTGGCCTGCTTCGGCCACCTGCGTGGGGACCACCGTGCGGACTTCTACTGCGCTGAGGTGGCCCGGCAGGGCAGTGCCAGGCCCCGTACCCTGCGCACGCGCCTGCGCAACCGGCGCTATGCCGCCCTGCGTGAACTCATCCAAg GGGGGGAGTACTTCAGTGATGAGCAGATGCGGCTCCGGGCTCCCCTGCTGTACGAGCAGTACATCGGGCAGTACCTCACCGAGGAGGAGCTCAGCGCCCGTGCCCCGATCCAGCCCCCCAAGCCAGGTGCCCCCGGCACACCCGCCTGCCCACTGTCTGACCTGCTGCTCCAGTCCTACCAGGAGCGGGAGCTGCAGCAGCGGCTGCTccagcagcaggaggaagaggaggcctgcctggaggaagaggaagaggaggaggacagTGACGAGGAAG ACCAGCAGTCGGGCAGAGACTCGGAGGCCTGGGTCCCCGACTCGGAGGAGAGGCTGATCCTGCGGGAAGAGTTCACCAGCCGCATGTACCAGCGCTTCCTGGACGGCAAGGACGGCGACTTCGACTACAG TGGACGACAACCCCGACCTGGACAACCTGGACATCGTGGCCCGGGACGAGGAGGAGCGCTACTTTGA